A single window of Streptomyces aquilus DNA harbors:
- a CDS encoding GMC oxidoreductase — MPQDDYDYDVIVVGSGFGGSVSALRLTEKGYRVGVLEAGRRFTRETLPKNSWDLKNYLWAPKLGMYGLQRIHLLGNVMVLAGAGVGGGSLNYANTLYVPPKPFFEDPQWRDITDWEEELRPYYDQAQRMLGVRLNPTMTPSDVHLKAAAQRMGVGDTFHMAPVGVFFGDGKDADGSVRAKAGEHVTDPYFGGAGPARKACTECGECMTGCRHGAKNTLNENYLHLAEKAGAVVHPMTTVVSVTDDSQGGYAIATLPTDRRKKGEGRTFKARRVVIAAGTYGTQTLLHRMKAGGQLPYISGKLGELTRTNSEALVGAQTDDRRYRRATGSAKADFTRGVAITSSIHPDENTHIEPVRYGKGSNSMGGLSILQVPYAEGSSRVAGWLANAARHPLLVLRSLSNRRWSERTIIGLVMQSLDNSLTTYLKPDGVGKGLLTARQGHGAPNPKQIRAASEAASAIAAEINGFAGSNVGELMGTPLTAHFLGGCPIGASPEDGVIDPYHRLYGHPGISVVDGAAVSANLGVNPSLTITAQAERAMSYWPNNGEADPRPAQGAAYERLKPVEPRSPAVPADAFGALRLPFLGMPAVPPKP; from the coding sequence GTGCCACAGGACGACTACGACTACGACGTCATCGTCGTGGGTTCCGGATTCGGCGGTTCGGTCAGCGCCCTTCGCCTCACGGAGAAGGGCTATCGCGTGGGCGTCCTGGAGGCGGGCCGCCGCTTCACCAGGGAGACCCTCCCCAAGAACTCCTGGGACCTCAAGAACTACCTCTGGGCCCCCAAGCTGGGCATGTACGGCCTCCAGCGCATCCATCTGCTGGGCAACGTCATGGTGCTGGCGGGCGCGGGGGTCGGCGGCGGCTCCCTCAACTACGCCAACACCCTCTACGTACCGCCGAAGCCGTTCTTCGAGGACCCGCAGTGGCGTGACATCACGGACTGGGAGGAGGAGTTGAGGCCGTACTACGACCAGGCGCAGCGCATGCTCGGCGTACGGCTCAACCCGACGATGACCCCGTCCGACGTCCATCTGAAGGCGGCGGCCCAGCGGATGGGCGTGGGCGACACCTTCCACATGGCGCCCGTCGGCGTCTTCTTCGGCGACGGCAAGGACGCCGACGGCTCGGTGCGGGCGAAGGCCGGCGAACACGTCACCGACCCCTACTTCGGTGGCGCGGGACCGGCCCGCAAGGCCTGTACCGAGTGCGGCGAGTGCATGACCGGCTGCCGCCACGGCGCGAAGAACACCCTCAACGAGAACTACCTCCACCTCGCCGAGAAGGCGGGCGCGGTCGTGCACCCCATGACCACGGTCGTGTCGGTCACGGACGACTCGCAGGGCGGGTACGCGATCGCCACCCTCCCCACGGACCGGAGGAAGAAGGGCGAAGGCCGGACCTTCAAAGCCCGCCGGGTCGTCATCGCCGCCGGCACCTACGGCACCCAGACGCTGCTGCACCGCATGAAGGCGGGCGGGCAACTGCCGTACATCTCCGGCAAGCTGGGCGAGCTGACGCGCACCAACTCCGAGGCACTGGTCGGCGCGCAGACCGACGACCGGCGCTATCGCAGGGCGACGGGCTCGGCCAAGGCCGACTTCACCCGGGGCGTCGCCATCACCTCGTCCATCCACCCGGACGAGAACACCCACATCGAGCCGGTCCGCTACGGCAAGGGCTCCAACTCGATGGGCGGCCTGTCGATCCTCCAAGTCCCCTACGCGGAGGGCTCGTCGAGGGTCGCGGGCTGGCTGGCGAACGCGGCCCGGCATCCGCTGCTCGTCCTGCGGTCCCTCTCCAACCGCCGCTGGTCGGAGCGGACCATCATCGGCCTGGTCATGCAGTCGCTGGACAACTCCCTGACGACGTACCTGAAGCCGGACGGGGTCGGCAAGGGGCTGCTGACCGCCCGGCAGGGCCATGGCGCCCCCAACCCCAAGCAGATCAGGGCCGCTTCGGAGGCCGCCTCCGCGATCGCGGCGGAGATCAACGGCTTCGCCGGTTCGAACGTCGGCGAGCTGATGGGCACCCCGCTCACGGCCCACTTCCTGGGCGGCTGCCCGATCGGGGCGAGCCCGGAGGACGGGGTCATCGACCCCTACCACCGCCTCTACGGCCACCCCGGCATCTCGGTCGTCGACGGCGCCGCGGTCTCCGCCAACCTGGGCGTGAACCCGTCGCTCACCATCACCGCGCAGGC